The sequence GCTTCGTGTTGATCGTCGGGGGCGGTTTCCTCGTCGGCTTCGGGACTGCCTACGCGGGCGGCTGCACCTCGGGCCACGCCATCAGCGGCCTCGCGGATCTCCAGCTTCCTTCGCTGATCGCGGTGATGGGCTTCTTCGCCGGCGGGCTCATCTCCACGTGGCTGATTCTGCCGCGGCTGCTCGGAGGTTGACCGTGCGCCTCCCTCGCGGCCTGATTCCGTTCTTCCTGGTCGGCGTGCTGTTCGGGATCGTTCTCACGAAATCCGAGGTGATCTCCTGGTTTCGCATCCAGGAGATGTTCCGGTTCCAGTCCTTTCACATGTACGGGATCATCGGCTCGGCCGTGCTCACCGCCATGATCGGGCTTCAGATCATTCGCCGCCTTCGGCTGCGCTCAATCGACGGGCAACCGATCGTGATCCCGCCAAAAACGATGGGGAAGGGAACGCGATACTGGGCCGGTGGGACGATCTTCGGCCTCGGGTGGGGATTGATCGGCGCCTGCCCCGGTCCGCTCTTCGCGCTGCTGGGCCACGGGATCGGGGTCATGGCGGTCGCGATCCTGAGCGCGCTCGTGGGAACGTGGTGCTACGGCGCGCTCAGGAACCGCCTGCCGCACTAGCATCGTGCGAAGGCATCCCCGCACGACCGTGCGGAGACGGGGATAAGGACACCGTCGTCATCCCCGCACGATCGTGCGGTCTAACGAGAACTGCCAACTTGTCAGAGCGCCCTCCGTTCCTGTCATACACGGAAGCCTGACCAGTTCGGGGACTCCCTCCTAAGTCCCGTTCTCGCATCGACAATTCCGGCTCAAGACGCGGCACGCCTGGTGCTCCCCCTTCCTTCTAGCCCAAACCCGATTCGGACCCACCGACCGACCAGGAGGGATCCCATGTCCCCGAGCCCGACTGGAGCCGCCGGCTCCCCGACAACCCCGGCGACCCACCCGCAGGCACACGGCGCCTCGCCGCACGGGAACGCCACGCTGCTCGACCGGCTCATTCCCCATCCGCGCCTCGTCGAGATCGACCGCGTGGACCTGGCCGCATCGCCCGAGACCACCTGGGATCGCGTCCGTCACGGGAGCTTCGCCAGCTCGCGGATCGCGAAGACGCTCTTCGCCATCCGGACACTCCCGGACCGGCTCCGCGGCGTTCGCGACGGCGACGCACACCCACGGG comes from Candidatus Eisenbacteria bacterium and encodes:
- a CDS encoding DUF6691 family protein, whose amino-acid sequence is MRLPRGLIPFFLVGVLFGIVLTKSEVISWFRIQEMFRFQSFHMYGIIGSAVLTAMIGLQIIRRLRLRSIDGQPIVIPPKTMGKGTRYWAGGTIFGLGWGLIGACPGPLFALLGHGIGVMAVAILSALVGTWCYGALRNRLPH